The uncultured Methanolobus sp. sequence TTCCTTGAATAAAAATATACAAAGAAGGATGAGGGCAATCACTGCCACTGCTCCTGATGCGTAAAGCAGTGATTCTATGCCCTTTTCCTTAAGATTTCTGGTTAACATCTATCCTCTAAGTGGTTTGATGCTTAATTTACTGGGAAGTATCCGGATTCTGAGACTACATCCTGTCCAGTCTCACTGAATACATAGTCTATATATTCCTTTGCAAGTCCGGTTGGTTCTCCATTAGTGTAGTAGAAAAGCTGTCTTGCAAGCGGGTAGTTTCCACTCATTATATTTTCCTCGGTAGCTTCTATAAGAGTGCCATCCCCTGCTGCATCAAGCGCAAGTGCCTTTACGTTTTCATCAAGGTATGCATAGCCGATGTATCCGATTGCCTGTGCGTTACCTACTACGGATTCCTTTACAAGCCCGTTGTCTGACAGTGCAAGTGCATTTTCTGTAAATTCTACATCATCACCGAGAACTTCTTCCTTGAAGTATTCATATGTTCCTGAGGAACTGTCACGGCCGACAACACTGATCTCAAGGTCGTCTCCACCTACATCTGCCCAGTTGGTTATGGTTCCTGTGTAGATGCCTTTAAGGTCTTCAAAAGAGATTTCTGTTACCGGGTTCTCCGGGTTTACAACAACAGCGATTCCGTCCCATGCAATAGCGTGTTCCATAGGTTCGATTCCATTGCTTTCAGCTTCTTCTACTTCTGAATCTTTAATAGATCTTGAAGCCTGGGCGATCTCGGTAGTTCCGTCAAGCAATGCAGCAATTCCTACTCCTGATCCGCCACCCTTTACGGTGATAATTGCATCCGGGTATTCATTCATGAATGCTTCAGCTTCAAGTGTGGAAAGTGGCAGTACGGTGGTTGATCCTGTTACACTGATCTCACCTGAAACTGTACTTTCAGCCATGTCTCCTGCATCACCTGTAGGTGTTTCTCCTGTTGAGCTTGTATCCTCATTGTCAACACAGCCGATTCCTATGAATGCGGTTGCGATAATTACCATTACTACAGAAAAGATTGTAATGTTCTTCAATAATTTTCCTGATATCATGATTTGGTTCACCATTCTATTTCTAAGACTGTTTTACTTGTCAGTGAACCATTACAAAATCGATACATAAGAGTTATGTAAATACAATATATATTGCTATACTCTGTTAGGACTAGTATATTGGTTATATAGCCAGTATATATCTATATAGTTTATATTTATGGCTCCGCTAGCTAATACTATCATAAAGGGCATATACTTTTATTCGAATATAGGGCTATATGCCTGATATTCTAATCAAAAACACCAAAGTCTTTGTCAACAATTATCTTCAGCCTGCAGAGGTTCTTATTGATGATGGAAAAATATCCCGTATTGCAAAAGAAATCGACGTTCAACGGCTGAATCAGGTAATTGATGCAAGGGGAGCACTCACGCTTCCTGCAGGAATTGATGTTCATGTTCATTTCCGTGATCCGGGATTAACTGAAAAGGAAGACTGGTATACAGGTTCATGCTCTGCTGCGGCAGGTGGGATCACAACTGTCATTGATCATCCAAACACCATTCCTCCGACCATTGATAAAAAGACATTCAAGGATAAGCTGAAGATTGCAAATCGTAATTCTATAGTAGATTTCGGACTCTATGGCGGTGTGACCGGCAACATAGAGAAACTTCCTGAACTATGGGAAAGTGGCGCCACGGCTTTTGGTGAAATCTTTATGGCGGAATCCACCGGCGCTCTCAATATTGATGAAAAATGTCTTGATGAAGCATTGGCTGTGCTAAAACAACTCGGTGCATTGGCATGTATCCATGCGGAAGATGACAAGATCAGGCTTGAATGTGAGGCTTTCCTTAAGAATGATTATGCTCCTGACTCTCATTCTCGCGCTCGTCCGGACTATTGTGAAGCTATTGCAGTTGAAAAAGCAATAAAACTTATACGCAAGAACGGAACAAAAGCTCATTTCTGTCATATAAGTGCCATGGGCTCTGTGGGGCTTTTGCGTAAAGAACGCTATATTGATACAAAAGAGAGCGGCGTTCCAATGATAACAAGTGAAGCCGCACCTCATCATCTATTTCTTTCCACCAAGGACTGGGATCGTCTTGGTTCATTTGGCAGGATGAATCCTCCTCTGAGGAGCCGCAAAAGTGTTAAGGTGCTGCTTAACTCTCTGAATGACGGTACCATTGACGTAGTGGCATCAGACCATGCACCACATACCGAGACTGAAAAGGATACTGATATCAAAAGTGCTCCTTCCGGGGTCCCGGGTGTTGAAACTTTGATTCCGTTGATGCTTGTTGCAGTGAAAAGGAATTTGCTTCCGCTTGGGCGCATGATAGATGTAACAAGTAAGAATCCTGCAAGGATATTCGGCCTTGATCGTTTTTCAAAGGGTCTTTTTGCAGAAGGACATGATGCAGATATCATTATAGTTGATCATTCTAATGTTACCGAGGTCAAGGGCGACAATCTGCACAGCAAGTGTGGCTGGACTCCCTATGAAGGTATGGATGGTATTTTTCCTGAATACACCATTGCGCGCGGTGAACTTGTTTGGGACGGTGATCTCATTGCATCAAGAGGTCGCGGTAATTTCCTTCCGGGCAAAGGCTTTGCTCCAGAGACATCAGAATAAGTTGTGTTCATAATGTGGATTATATGTTCACAATACCATAACATTTTAAATATATAATCCCCTATTATGTACATATGGTGGTGTGATGAAAACCAAATTCCCAATTCATACTACGTTAAGCGCGGATGCTATAAAGGTTCTCGAAAGGTACGAGAAAGAACTTGGTGCAAAAAATGTTGTGCTTGAAAAGGCACTTCTTAATCTTGATTCTACACGTTTTAAGGCCAAGCTTGACACGCAGAACATTGATCGTATCATTAAAAGAGTCACAACTGGTATTCCCGGAATGGATGACTTTCTGGAAGGTGGATTTCCAAAAGGTTTTGCTGTTATTGTGACTGGTCCTCCTGGTACTGGAAAGACTACCTTTTCAATGCAATATCTTATGGAAGGTGTAAAGAATGGTGAGCGTTGCATTTTCTTTTCATTTGAGGAAAGGGCGCAACAGCTTGTTCAGCACTTTGCAAGATTCGGATGGGATGTTGGTAAGTATATTGACGATGGTTATCTGGAGATATTTGGTATCTCTATGTTAACGTCTGAGGAAATGATGGAGATAATAGATTCACACAAACCGGAGAGAATTGTTTTTGATTCTATGAATGTCCTTACGGCACCAAGTGATTTCCGTACTTCAACTTCATGGCGTGGTCTCCATAGATTGCTAAAAAAGAATATGACTACTGCTATTCTTGTTACTGAGAAATCCCATGGAATAGAAATAAAAGAATATGATGATTTTGATTTCCTGGGGGATGGAGTTGTGTTCCTTGACTTCATTCAGACAAACGATATTGATACGACTCCTATGCCTGTGATGGCAGTTCAGAAAATGAGGGCAACACGTGTGGACCACACTCCTCAGCCATTCAGGTTCACCAATAATGGCATAGCCAAATACAGGGCTCTTAATATCCCTTCAAAGGTTCTGCAGGATCGGATCGAAAAGCGCAGGGCTGAGAGGCTTGGCACTTCAATGGATGAAGTATGAGATTAAGCTGGCAACAATTGTTGTCAGGTATATTGCTTTAAAACTACCAGCGCCGCCTATACTGATAAAGGCGCTGCCTGTTTTTTCTTTGTTGAATGTGAGCACTGAGATTATGTTTCCTGTCAGTATTCCGCCAACGCCTGCTATGAATATAACTGATGCGGCATTTTCCGGTGAGACTATGAGTGAGAACGGAATTGCTATAAGACCTATGTAATCAGGTACTAGTAATCCGATTCCTCCCAACATTTCAGAAAGAAGACTTACTGCAACAACTACGATGAGCATTATTTCCAGTGCTGTGTTATTAGGTTGGGTCAGCAGGAGGTATATTGTTGCAAGTGCGGGGATTATTGCACCGCCAAGATTTGCGGTTATTGTAGTTTTAAATACTCTTTCTTTTCCGATACCCAGTTCCTTTACAACAGGGACTGAATATATGTCTTCAAGGATCGGTGCATACCTGAATAATTGTTCCGGTTTTTTGGATCGCGTTGTAAACAAGGGTACCTCAACAATCGAGCCTGAAAGCATGGCAAAAAGGATAATCATTAGTGCAAGGGAGTTTATTGCTCCCAGTGCTAGGTGTTCTTTATAGCAAAGGGCTGCTGTGGGGAGCAGAATCAGTACAAAAGCTGCGTATGTTCTTATCTCGGAACTGTTGGTATATCCTCTCATCTGTCCACCGATAGTAATTAGGGCTTCAGAGTTTTAATATTTTTGGTGAGATATACTAGTGGTATATCTCAAAATAGTTGTTGTAATTTAGTAATAATCAAGCTGTGACTGGAGCAATTCCTGTCTTTTCTTTTCCAGATAGCTGTAAACACTACCATGATTTGCTCCTTCAATGAGCATCTCTACGGATGTTCTTGCTATTTGATTTTGTTCGGGGGTGCCGATTATGCTTACTGTTTTTCCATAAACTGACATTTTCACCCCTAATAACCTTTCGGATATTTCTCGCGTCTTGCCGCCTTTTCCTATGATCCTTCCTTTAAGACGCAACAGTTCTTTTTGTGTTCCGGTATGTTTTGAAAGGTCAATAACTTCAAGCATCAGCATGTCGTCATCAAACATTGGGAACGTCTTGTCGGGGTTAAATCCTCTTGCGATTGCATTTATTACGTCTTCTGCTTTCATGGCCCCGACCGGATCATCTCCTGGTATGATCTCTACAGTTCCTTCTTCACTGTCAATGTCCAGTCTTGCTGTTGATTTCTCTTCTATTATCTGTTTGACGCGGCCTTTCGGTCCGATTATTGCGCCGACTCTGTCTTTAGGAACTTTGATGTGTGTCATTATAATCTACCTTGTAAGTTATAGGTCATTTTCTTCGTTTTTCGGTTCTTTGTTCCTGATTGATGTATACAACTGGTGTGGATCTTCCCGGATGCCATATTTTTTGAAATAGCGTGCTATGTTCTCGATGTCTCTTATCAGGAATTCTATTGAACGGGGATGTTCCCTAGTTACTGATTGTCCCATATCAATGAACACGGGTTCTTCTGTTTCAGGGATTATAAGTATGTTATACTCGCTTAGATCTCCGTGAACAAGGTTTGCTTCGTTGTACAGGAGATCAATGTAATTGATGATTATGTTGAATGCTTTCTTTGCGGCTTCTTTTTCTATTTTGTAGTCTTTTAATTGAGGGTAGGATATTCCTTCTTCTCCCATAAATTCCATTACAAGAATGTTGCGTTCTGCCACAATAGGTTCAGGCACCTTAAGGCCTGCTTCTTTTGCACGCACGAGGTTTCTTTGTTCCTTTTTTGTCCATGCAAATATTATGTCTCGTTTTGAATGCCTGATATTTCTGAAACGTGGATCTCCAAGGATGTAATCCTCCATTGAATTGAAGGTGCTTGAAGACATTCTGTATATCTTCACAGCTATGTCTCTTTCTTTGTCTTCAGCAAGGAATACATTTGCTTCTTTTCCTGTGCTGATTGATCCTCCGATTGCCTCTATTATTCCTTTATTAGATAATGTATAAAGGGTCTTCAAAGTGGGTTCGTCAAATACATTCTCTTTTACTTTTAGTGTATCTGTATCTTTGCGCTTCATGCGCAATTTGTCGACCTGGGTGTCAATGCGTTTGACTTTCTTTGTTACTTCTTTTTTCATGTTCTGTGGGTTTATTTCAGGTATCCTTTGCGTTCCAGCCAGTTTACCTGTGGACGAGTATATTTCCATATTACGTCGGCTTTTTCATTCTGGAAGTTCCACGGGACTGCAATAACGATGTCGTCTTCTCGTATCCATGTTCTTTTTTTCATGGAACCGGGAATCCTTCCCATTCTTACAACTCCGTCCATACATCTCAGTTTAACATGATTTGCACCAAGCATGCTTTCCACAGTGGCAAGGATTTCGTTGTTTTCCCTGCGTGGTGTGCGGACTCTTGTAACTTCTGAAGTATCCGCATTACTAATCTTCTTTTTGTTCTGCAGATTGATTCCTCTTTGCAAGTTATACGGTTTTTTAGTACAGCTATGTAACTTCTATTGTTAAAACTTGCGTAGTTCTGCTTGTGTTTTACATTATGGGTATAGTCGGGTTCTTTATTATTTTTTTGAAATTAATTAAATACGTTAATTTTATATGGTATGTTTGTAATGTATGAACTCCCTCCAACATGATTTGGAGGCTCATTTGATACCTTCTGCCTGATTGGCAGGAGATTATTCAGATTGATAATTACGCCGAAAATTCCATATAGGATAAAGTTCAAAGTAAATAATCCGAGTGGAAAAGGGTGCGTGTCTTGTTGCTTCAAAGGTCCATCCTTTGCCTCCGAATCTCTTGATTCGGAAAGTATATATACGATGGTGTCCTTTGAAGGAGTCCGCGCAAATCGCGCGAAAACACTTACAATCACCGCCTTACAAGTGGAGACAGAAGCTTTTTCTGTCTGACGTTGGATTTGGCAGTTCGGTTAATTCTGACCGGTAGTGTATAACTACTAAACTATAAAATAAGGAATTAACCAAACTATGTGCAAATAGGAAATATTCTCTCAAAGAGAGTTCTTTCCGACTGATTCCTAAATGACTTCCAATTAAAATCTTTGTGTGTGATCAACATCAATTCTGGTTGATCCTGCCAGAGGTCACTGCTATCAGTATTCGATTAAGCCATGCGAGTCAAATGTTTTTCGTAAACATGGCGTACTGCTCAGTAACACGTGGATAATCTGCCCTAAGGTCAGGCATAACTCCGGGAAACTGGTGATAATACCTGATAAATCATAGCTACTGGAATGTTCTGTGATTCAAAGTTCCGGCGCCTTAGGATGAATCTGCGGTCTATCAGGTAGTAGTGGGTGTAATGTACCTACTAGCCAACGACGGATACGGGTTGTGAGAGCAAGAGCCCGGAGATGGATTCTGAGACATGAATCCAGGCCCTACGGGGCGCAGCAGGCGCGAAATCTTTACAATGCGGGGAACCGCGATAAGGGGATACTGAGTGCCAGCATCTTATGTTGGCTGTCCACCTGTATAAACAGCAGGTGTTAGCAAGGGCCGGGCAAGACCGGTGCCAGCCGCCGCGGTAACACCGGCGGCCCGAGTGGTGGCCACTATTATTGGGTCTAAAGGGTCCGTAGCCGGTTTGATCAGTCTTCCGGGAAATCTGACAGCTCAACTGTTAGGCTTCCGGGGGATACTGTCAGACTTGGGACCGGGAGAGGTAAGAGGTACTACAGGGGTAGGAGTGAAATCTTGTAATCCTTGTGGGACCACCAGTGGCGAAGGCGTCTTACCAGAACGGGTCCGACGGTGAGGGACGAAAGCTGGGGGCACGAACCGGATTAGATACCCGGGTAGTCCCAGCCGTAAACGATGCTCGCTAGGTGTCTGGGACGGTGCGACCGTTTCAGGTGCCGCAGGGAAGCCGTGAAGCGAGCCACCTGGGAAGTACGGCCGCAAGGCTGAAACTTAAAGGAATTGGCGGGGGAGCACTACAACGGGTGGAGCCTGCGGTTTAATTGGACTCAACGCCGGAAAACTCACCTGGGGCGACAGCAATATGTAGGTCAGGCTGAAGGTCTTACCTGAATCGCTGAGAGGAGGTGCATGGCCGTCGTCAGTTCGTACTGTGAAGCATCCTGTTAAGTCAGGCAACGAGCGAGACCCGTGCCCACTGTTGCCAGCATATCCTTAGGGATGATGGGTACTCTGTGGGGACCGCTGGTGCTAAACCAGAGGAAGGTGCGGGCTACGGTAGGTCAGTATGCCCCGAATCTCCAGGGCTACACGCGGGCTACAATGGTCGGGACAATGGGTCCCTACCCCGAAAGGGGTTGGTAATCTCATAAACCCGCCCGTAGTTCGAATTGAGGGCTGTAACTCGCCCTCATGAAGCTGGAATCCGTAGTAATCGCGTTTCAATATAGCGCGGTGAATACGTCCCTGCTCCTTGCACACACCGCCCGTCAAACCACCCGAGTGAGGTATGGGTGAGGGTATGGACTAGTGCCGTATTCGAACCTAAATTTCGCAAGGGGGGTTAAGTCGTAACAAGGTAGCCGTAGGGGAATCTGCGGCTGGATCACCTCCTAAGCAAGATAGGCAAAAAGCCTATCACCACTTACCGGTCAGAAATCGAAAAACTGTCAGATTCAAGAAAAAAGGCAAGATTCTAAGTGTTAGGATCTTCTATGGGCTTGTAGATCAGTTGGAAGATCGTCGCCTTTGCAAGGCGAAGGCCCAGGGTTCGAATCCCTGCAAGTCCATTATTAGTGCACCTGGAGAGTAATGTCTCCGGGGAAGGATGAAGCGGCTGAAGCAACAACAGCTGCAATGAGATCGTGTATATGCATGCATATATCAGACGCTCACTGGACAAAGTGAGATGGACTCTGGTAATTATGCTTTCAGGTGGATGGCTCGGCTCAAGAGCTGATGAGGGACGTGCCAAGCTGCGATAAGCCTGGGGTAGGTGCATGGAACCTATGAACCCAGGATTTCCTAATGGGTCTTCCTAACACATTTTGTGTGTTGATCAATACTGATCGGGAACGCCCCGAATTGAAGCATCTTAGTAGGGGCAGGAAAAGAAATCGAAGAGATGCCGTTAGTAATGGCGAATGAACACGGTAAAGTTCAAACTGAATCCCACTGGTAACATGTGGGAGATGTGGTGTTATAGGTTTTTTCTAAAGATCCCACTTGATTGAAGTTTAACTTTTCTGGAACGTTAGACCATAGAGTGTGATAGTCACGTAAACAACAATCAAAGGATCTGGATTATAACCTGAGTAGCGTGAGTTGGAATTCTCGCGTGAATTTGGGAGGCACCAACTTCCAAAACTAAATACTTCTTGAGACCGATAGCGAACTAGTAGGGTGACCGAAAACTGAAAAGTACCCCAAGAAGGGAGGTTAAAAGTGCCTGAAACCTGGAAGCGATGGAGCGATATGGCGTTAAAGGATCTTTAATGCGAAGGAAACAGCCGCGAGGCTGCAGTACGGGCATTATTGCCAATGTCATATCTTACGTTTTGAAGAACGGGCCAGGGAGTATATTCAAATGGCAATGGCTAACCTAAAAGGGAAGCCGAAGCGAAAGCAACATGCTCGCAACCGTAAGGTGAGGAGCGACGTATACAAGTGCGTGGAGTCATTAGGATATGACCCGAAGCCGGG is a genomic window containing:
- a CDS encoding PstS family phosphate ABC transporter substrate-binding protein, with product MISGKLLKNITIFSVVMVIIATAFIGIGCVDNEDTSSTGETPTGDAGDMAESTVSGEISVTGSTTVLPLSTLEAEAFMNEYPDAIITVKGGGSGVGIAALLDGTTEIAQASRSIKDSEVEEAESNGIEPMEHAIAWDGIAVVVNPENPVTEISFEDLKGIYTGTITNWADVGGDDLEISVVGRDSSSGTYEYFKEEVLGDDVEFTENALALSDNGLVKESVVGNAQAIGYIGYAYLDENVKALALDAAGDGTLIEATEENIMSGNYPLARQLFYYTNGEPTGLAKEYIDYVFSETGQDVVSESGYFPVN
- a CDS encoding dihydroorotase, whose protein sequence is MPDILIKNTKVFVNNYLQPAEVLIDDGKISRIAKEIDVQRLNQVIDARGALTLPAGIDVHVHFRDPGLTEKEDWYTGSCSAAAGGITTVIDHPNTIPPTIDKKTFKDKLKIANRNSIVDFGLYGGVTGNIEKLPELWESGATAFGEIFMAESTGALNIDEKCLDEALAVLKQLGALACIHAEDDKIRLECEAFLKNDYAPDSHSRARPDYCEAIAVEKAIKLIRKNGTKAHFCHISAMGSVGLLRKERYIDTKESGVPMITSEAAPHHLFLSTKDWDRLGSFGRMNPPLRSRKSVKVLLNSLNDGTIDVVASDHAPHTETEKDTDIKSAPSGVPGVETLIPLMLVAVKRNLLPLGRMIDVTSKNPARIFGLDRFSKGLFAEGHDADIIIVDHSNVTEVKGDNLHSKCGWTPYEGMDGIFPEYTIARGELVWDGDLIASRGRGNFLPGKGFAPETSE
- a CDS encoding ATPase domain-containing protein; translation: MKTKFPIHTTLSADAIKVLERYEKELGAKNVVLEKALLNLDSTRFKAKLDTQNIDRIIKRVTTGIPGMDDFLEGGFPKGFAVIVTGPPGTGKTTFSMQYLMEGVKNGERCIFFSFEERAQQLVQHFARFGWDVGKYIDDGYLEIFGISMLTSEEMMEIIDSHKPERIVFDSMNVLTAPSDFRTSTSWRGLHRLLKKNMTTAILVTEKSHGIEIKEYDDFDFLGDGVVFLDFIQTNDIDTTPMPVMAVQKMRATRVDHTPQPFRFTNNGIAKYRALNIPSKVLQDRIEKRRAERLGTSMDEV
- a CDS encoding DUF1614 domain-containing protein; amino-acid sequence: MRGYTNSSEIRTYAAFVLILLPTAALCYKEHLALGAINSLALMIILFAMLSGSIVEVPLFTTRSKKPEQLFRYAPILEDIYSVPVVKELGIGKERVFKTTITANLGGAIIPALATIYLLLTQPNNTALEIMLIVVVAVSLLSEMLGGIGLLVPDYIGLIAIPFSLIVSPENAASVIFIAGVGGILTGNIISVLTFNKEKTGSAFISIGGAGSFKAIYLTTIVASLISYFIH
- a CDS encoding KH domain-containing protein, with translation MTHIKVPKDRVGAIIGPKGRVKQIIEEKSTARLDIDSEEGTVEIIPGDDPVGAMKAEDVINAIARGFNPDKTFPMFDDDMLMLEVIDLSKHTGTQKELLRLKGRIIGKGGKTREISERLLGVKMSVYGKTVSIIGTPEQNQIARTSVEMLIEGANHGSVYSYLEKKRQELLQSQLDYY
- a CDS encoding serine protein kinase RIO; the protein is MKKEVTKKVKRIDTQVDKLRMKRKDTDTLKVKENVFDEPTLKTLYTLSNKGIIEAIGGSISTGKEANVFLAEDKERDIAVKIYRMSSSTFNSMEDYILGDPRFRNIRHSKRDIIFAWTKKEQRNLVRAKEAGLKVPEPIVAERNILVMEFMGEEGISYPQLKDYKIEKEAAKKAFNIIINYIDLLYNEANLVHGDLSEYNILIIPETEEPVFIDMGQSVTREHPRSIEFLIRDIENIARYFKKYGIREDPHQLYTSIRNKEPKNEENDL
- the eif1A gene encoding translation initiation factor eIF-1A, which codes for MQNKKKISNADTSEVTRVRTPRRENNEILATVESMLGANHVKLRCMDGVVRMGRIPGSMKKRTWIREDDIVIAVPWNFQNEKADVIWKYTRPQVNWLERKGYLK